From a single Hevea brasiliensis isolate MT/VB/25A 57/8 unplaced genomic scaffold, ASM3005281v1 Scaf1, whole genome shotgun sequence genomic region:
- the LOC131176323 gene encoding proline-rich receptor-like protein kinase PERK15 — protein sequence MLLCIYCLIKMENIAGDEFFPWKIPLRIINCRAKILRYLWERYEPWDLYDVFNRDRIYIDDNMKVKFAEYGRANFLSNSATRVSTGYMPPEYFHSRRFTAKTYAYSFGVFVLEEITGKQHDDMSFNGNSNIVQWAVPQLQKGLSSGNYDFIDKRLQGYNNNEMKQVIACALACLNDNPDDRPQMNEIVEILEGNIQVVERYISLEDLWKREQELSRRQ from the exons ATGCTATTATGCATCTATTGTCTTATAAAGATGGAAAACATTGCAGGAGATGAATTTTTTCCATGGAAAATCCCACTCAGAATCATCAATTGCAGGGCGAAAATATTGCGATATCTGTGGGAACGCT ATGAACCCTGGGATTTGTATGACGTCTTCAATAGAGATCGAATTTATATTGATGATAATATGAAAGTGAAG TTTGCAGAGTATGGACGTGCCAATTTTCTCTCAAATTCTGCTACTCGTGTCTCTACtgg TTATATGCCTCCTGAATATTTCCATAGTAGGAGATTCACTGCGAAGACCTATGCTTATTCTTTTGGTGTATTCGTTTTGGAGGAAATTACAGGGAAACAACATGATGATATGAGTTTCAATGGCAACTCTAACATAGTTCAATGG GCGGTACCTCAGCTCCAAAAAGGTTTGTCCAGCGGCAACTATGATTTTATTGATAAAAGATTGCAGGGCTATAACAACAATGAAATGAAGCAAGTGATTGCTTGTGCTTTAGCTTGTTTAAATGATAATCCAGATGATCGACCACAAATGAATGAG ATAGTTGAAATTTTAGAAGGAAATATTCAAGTTGTAGAAAGATATATTTCTCTAGAAGATCTATGGAAAAGGGAACAAGAGCTAAGCCGTCGACAGTAA
- the LOC131176322 gene encoding proline-rich receptor-like protein kinase PERK15 isoform X2, which translates to MASCLGCCFGNTSTDKHGSTDKKDGGSTLPALQPVTSPHHSPVMDQIESSSVVQHQENQDGGSTLPALQPVSSPHHSPVIDQIESSSAVQDQENQDGGSTLPALQPVSSPHHSPVIDQIESSSAVQDQENQDGGSMLPTPQPTPPPHVSPVIHPIESSSVVHDQENQGHASTSENHQAYELKKYNFEQLAAATGHFSNNFLLGEGSFGQVYKGKLDGKVVAIKKLKRTQEQHEKPQKNLEEIEVLRNVSHPHIVKLEGYCNEQANKLLVLEYVRNKSLNFHLHGKELLAWDNRMKIAIGSAKGIQYLHEGCDPKIIHRDIKSANILVDDEFQPKVADFSLAIFLPISDDITHISSSMMKGTNVYADPEHSPFQKVSEKSDIYSFGVVLLELIIGKKPSATNFNIIEWVRTRIESALRKGKYEDLVDSKLTSYPAEEMKRVIYCAIASIFKPSKFRPKMKEIIEVLEGTIPPEQIWDWKDNKFLHDNAKANGSHHEDHLQHMVQKPRFGS; encoded by the exons ATGGCTTCCTGCTTAGGGTGTTGTTTTGGAAACACGAGTACTGATAAACATGGCAGCACTGACAAAAAAG ATGGTGGATCTACATTACCGGCACTCCAACCAGTGACATCACCTCACCACTCACCAGTTATGGATCAGATTGAATCTAGCTCTGTAGTTCAGCATCAAGAGAATCAAG ATGGTGGATCTACATTACCAGCACTCCAACCAGTGTCATCACCTCACCACTCACCAGTTATAGATCAGATTGAATCTAGCTCTGCAGTTCAGGATCAAGagaatcaag ATGGTGGATCTACATTACCAGCACTCCAACCAGTGTCATCACCTCACCACTCACCAGTTATAGATCAGATTGAATCTAGCTCTGCAGTTCAGGATCAAGagaatcaag ACGGTGGATCTATGTTACCTACACCCCAGCCAACTCCACCACCTCACGTCTCACCGGTTATACATCCGATTGAATCTAGCTCAGTAGTTCATGATCAGGAGAATCAAGGTCATGCTTCTACCTCTGAGAACCATCAAGCGTATGAGCTGAAGAAATATAACTTTGAACAACTAGCAGCAGCTACTGGTCATTTCTCCAACAACTTTCTACTTGGCGAGGGTTCTTTTGGTCAAGTCTACAAGGGAAAGCTAGATGGTAAAGTCGTAGCTATCAAAAAACTTAAAAGAACACAGGAACAGCATGAAAAGCCCCAAAAAAATTTGGAGGAGATTGAGGTCCTTAGAAATGTAAGTCATCCACATATTGTTAAGCTGGAAGGGTACTGCAATGAACAAGCTAATAAATTGCTTGTTTTAGAATATGTTCGCAATAAGTCCTTGAATTTTCATTTGCATG GAAAGGAGCTCTTGGCGTGGGACAACAGAATGAAAATTGCAATCGGCTCTGCTAAAGGGATTCAATATCTGCATGAAGGCT GTGATCCTAAAATTATACACCGAGATATCAAGTCCGCGAATATACTCGTTGACGATGAATTCCAGCCAAAG GTAGCAGATTTCTCACTCGCCATATTTTTGCCGATTTCTGATGATATTACTCACATCAGTAGTAGTATGATGAAGGGAACTAACGT TTATGCAGATCCAGAGCATTCTCCTTTCCAAAAAGTTTCTGAGAAGTCAGATATTTATTCTTTTGGTGTTGtacttttagaattaattatcgGGAAAAAGCCTTCTGCGACAAATTTTAACATCATTGAATGG gtAAGAACCCGAATTGAGTCAGCTTTGAGAAAAGGAAAATATGAAGATCTTGTTGATTCCAAATTAACAAGTTATCCAGCAGAAGAAATGAAACGCGTGATTTATTGTGCTATAGCTTCTATATTTAAACCTTCAAAGTTTCGTCCAAAAATGAAAGAG ATCATTGAAGTTCTTGAAGGGACTATACCTCCAGAGCAGATATGGGATTGGAAAGATAATAAATTCTTACACG ATAACGCTAAGGCTAACGGATCTCATCATGAAGACCATCTCCAGCATATGGTGCAGAAGCCTCGCTTCGGAAGCTAA
- the LOC131176322 gene encoding proline-rich receptor-like protein kinase PERK15 isoform X1, which produces MASCLGCCFGNTSTDKHGSTDKKDGGSTLPALQPVTSPHHSPVMDQIESSSVVQHQENQDGGSTLPALQPVSSPHHSPVIDQIESSSAVQDQENQDGGSTLPALQPVSSPHHSPVIDQIESSSAVQDQENQDGGSMLPTPQPTPPPHVSPVIHPIESSSVVHDQENQGHASTSENHQAYELKKYNFEQLAAATGHFSNNFLLGEGSFGQVYKGKLDGKVVAIKKLKRTQEQHEKPQKNLEEIEVLRNVSHPHIVKLEGYCNEQANKLLVLEYVRNKSLNFHLHEGKELLAWDNRMKIAIGSAKGIQYLHEGCDPKIIHRDIKSANILVDDEFQPKVADFSLAIFLPISDDITHISSSMMKGTNVYADPEHSPFQKVSEKSDIYSFGVVLLELIIGKKPSATNFNIIEWVRTRIESALRKGKYEDLVDSKLTSYPAEEMKRVIYCAIASIFKPSKFRPKMKEIIEVLEGTIPPEQIWDWKDNKFLHDNAKANGSHHEDHLQHMVQKPRFGS; this is translated from the exons ATGGCTTCCTGCTTAGGGTGTTGTTTTGGAAACACGAGTACTGATAAACATGGCAGCACTGACAAAAAAG ATGGTGGATCTACATTACCGGCACTCCAACCAGTGACATCACCTCACCACTCACCAGTTATGGATCAGATTGAATCTAGCTCTGTAGTTCAGCATCAAGAGAATCAAG ATGGTGGATCTACATTACCAGCACTCCAACCAGTGTCATCACCTCACCACTCACCAGTTATAGATCAGATTGAATCTAGCTCTGCAGTTCAGGATCAAGagaatcaag ATGGTGGATCTACATTACCAGCACTCCAACCAGTGTCATCACCTCACCACTCACCAGTTATAGATCAGATTGAATCTAGCTCTGCAGTTCAGGATCAAGagaatcaag ACGGTGGATCTATGTTACCTACACCCCAGCCAACTCCACCACCTCACGTCTCACCGGTTATACATCCGATTGAATCTAGCTCAGTAGTTCATGATCAGGAGAATCAAGGTCATGCTTCTACCTCTGAGAACCATCAAGCGTATGAGCTGAAGAAATATAACTTTGAACAACTAGCAGCAGCTACTGGTCATTTCTCCAACAACTTTCTACTTGGCGAGGGTTCTTTTGGTCAAGTCTACAAGGGAAAGCTAGATGGTAAAGTCGTAGCTATCAAAAAACTTAAAAGAACACAGGAACAGCATGAAAAGCCCCAAAAAAATTTGGAGGAGATTGAGGTCCTTAGAAATGTAAGTCATCCACATATTGTTAAGCTGGAAGGGTACTGCAATGAACAAGCTAATAAATTGCTTGTTTTAGAATATGTTCGCAATAAGTCCTTGAATTTTCATTTGCATG AAGGAAAGGAGCTCTTGGCGTGGGACAACAGAATGAAAATTGCAATCGGCTCTGCTAAAGGGATTCAATATCTGCATGAAGGCT GTGATCCTAAAATTATACACCGAGATATCAAGTCCGCGAATATACTCGTTGACGATGAATTCCAGCCAAAG GTAGCAGATTTCTCACTCGCCATATTTTTGCCGATTTCTGATGATATTACTCACATCAGTAGTAGTATGATGAAGGGAACTAACGT TTATGCAGATCCAGAGCATTCTCCTTTCCAAAAAGTTTCTGAGAAGTCAGATATTTATTCTTTTGGTGTTGtacttttagaattaattatcgGGAAAAAGCCTTCTGCGACAAATTTTAACATCATTGAATGG gtAAGAACCCGAATTGAGTCAGCTTTGAGAAAAGGAAAATATGAAGATCTTGTTGATTCCAAATTAACAAGTTATCCAGCAGAAGAAATGAAACGCGTGATTTATTGTGCTATAGCTTCTATATTTAAACCTTCAAAGTTTCGTCCAAAAATGAAAGAG ATCATTGAAGTTCTTGAAGGGACTATACCTCCAGAGCAGATATGGGATTGGAAAGATAATAAATTCTTACACG ATAACGCTAAGGCTAACGGATCTCATCATGAAGACCATCTCCAGCATATGGTGCAGAAGCCTCGCTTCGGAAGCTAA
- the LOC131176322 gene encoding proline-rich receptor-like protein kinase PERK1 isoform X3 yields MNCSDGGSTLPALQPVSSPHHSPVIDQIESSSAVQDQENQDGGSTLPALQPVSSPHHSPVIDQIESSSAVQDQENQDGGSMLPTPQPTPPPHVSPVIHPIESSSVVHDQENQGHASTSENHQAYELKKYNFEQLAAATGHFSNNFLLGEGSFGQVYKGKLDGKVVAIKKLKRTQEQHEKPQKNLEEIEVLRNVSHPHIVKLEGYCNEQANKLLVLEYVRNKSLNFHLHEGKELLAWDNRMKIAIGSAKGIQYLHEGCDPKIIHRDIKSANILVDDEFQPKVADFSLAIFLPISDDITHISSSMMKGTNVYADPEHSPFQKVSEKSDIYSFGVVLLELIIGKKPSATNFNIIEWVRTRIESALRKGKYEDLVDSKLTSYPAEEMKRVIYCAIASIFKPSKFRPKMKEIIEVLEGTIPPEQIWDWKDNKFLHDNAKANGSHHEDHLQHMVQKPRFGS; encoded by the exons ATGAATTGTTCAGATGGTGGATCTACATTACCAGCACTCCAACCAGTGTCATCACCTCACCACTCACCAGTTATAGATCAGATTGAATCTAGCTCTGCAGTTCAGGATCAAGagaatcaag ATGGTGGATCTACATTACCAGCACTCCAACCAGTGTCATCACCTCACCACTCACCAGTTATAGATCAGATTGAATCTAGCTCTGCAGTTCAGGATCAAGagaatcaag ACGGTGGATCTATGTTACCTACACCCCAGCCAACTCCACCACCTCACGTCTCACCGGTTATACATCCGATTGAATCTAGCTCAGTAGTTCATGATCAGGAGAATCAAGGTCATGCTTCTACCTCTGAGAACCATCAAGCGTATGAGCTGAAGAAATATAACTTTGAACAACTAGCAGCAGCTACTGGTCATTTCTCCAACAACTTTCTACTTGGCGAGGGTTCTTTTGGTCAAGTCTACAAGGGAAAGCTAGATGGTAAAGTCGTAGCTATCAAAAAACTTAAAAGAACACAGGAACAGCATGAAAAGCCCCAAAAAAATTTGGAGGAGATTGAGGTCCTTAGAAATGTAAGTCATCCACATATTGTTAAGCTGGAAGGGTACTGCAATGAACAAGCTAATAAATTGCTTGTTTTAGAATATGTTCGCAATAAGTCCTTGAATTTTCATTTGCATG AAGGAAAGGAGCTCTTGGCGTGGGACAACAGAATGAAAATTGCAATCGGCTCTGCTAAAGGGATTCAATATCTGCATGAAGGCT GTGATCCTAAAATTATACACCGAGATATCAAGTCCGCGAATATACTCGTTGACGATGAATTCCAGCCAAAG GTAGCAGATTTCTCACTCGCCATATTTTTGCCGATTTCTGATGATATTACTCACATCAGTAGTAGTATGATGAAGGGAACTAACGT TTATGCAGATCCAGAGCATTCTCCTTTCCAAAAAGTTTCTGAGAAGTCAGATATTTATTCTTTTGGTGTTGtacttttagaattaattatcgGGAAAAAGCCTTCTGCGACAAATTTTAACATCATTGAATGG gtAAGAACCCGAATTGAGTCAGCTTTGAGAAAAGGAAAATATGAAGATCTTGTTGATTCCAAATTAACAAGTTATCCAGCAGAAGAAATGAAACGCGTGATTTATTGTGCTATAGCTTCTATATTTAAACCTTCAAAGTTTCGTCCAAAAATGAAAGAG ATCATTGAAGTTCTTGAAGGGACTATACCTCCAGAGCAGATATGGGATTGGAAAGATAATAAATTCTTACACG ATAACGCTAAGGCTAACGGATCTCATCATGAAGACCATCTCCAGCATATGGTGCAGAAGCCTCGCTTCGGAAGCTAA
- the LOC131176322 gene encoding proline-rich receptor-like protein kinase PERK1 isoform X4, giving the protein MNCSDGGSTLPALQPVSSPHHSPVIDQIESSSAVQDQENQDGGSMLPTPQPTPPPHVSPVIHPIESSSVVHDQENQGHASTSENHQAYELKKYNFEQLAAATGHFSNNFLLGEGSFGQVYKGKLDGKVVAIKKLKRTQEQHEKPQKNLEEIEVLRNVSHPHIVKLEGYCNEQANKLLVLEYVRNKSLNFHLHEGKELLAWDNRMKIAIGSAKGIQYLHEGCDPKIIHRDIKSANILVDDEFQPKVADFSLAIFLPISDDITHISSSMMKGTNVYADPEHSPFQKVSEKSDIYSFGVVLLELIIGKKPSATNFNIIEWVRTRIESALRKGKYEDLVDSKLTSYPAEEMKRVIYCAIASIFKPSKFRPKMKEIIEVLEGTIPPEQIWDWKDNKFLHDNAKANGSHHEDHLQHMVQKPRFGS; this is encoded by the exons ATGAATTGTTCAGATGGTGGATCTACATTACCAGCACTCCAACCAGTGTCATCACCTCACCACTCACCAGTTATAGATCAGATTGAATCTAGCTCTGCAGTTCAGGATCAAGagaatcaag ACGGTGGATCTATGTTACCTACACCCCAGCCAACTCCACCACCTCACGTCTCACCGGTTATACATCCGATTGAATCTAGCTCAGTAGTTCATGATCAGGAGAATCAAGGTCATGCTTCTACCTCTGAGAACCATCAAGCGTATGAGCTGAAGAAATATAACTTTGAACAACTAGCAGCAGCTACTGGTCATTTCTCCAACAACTTTCTACTTGGCGAGGGTTCTTTTGGTCAAGTCTACAAGGGAAAGCTAGATGGTAAAGTCGTAGCTATCAAAAAACTTAAAAGAACACAGGAACAGCATGAAAAGCCCCAAAAAAATTTGGAGGAGATTGAGGTCCTTAGAAATGTAAGTCATCCACATATTGTTAAGCTGGAAGGGTACTGCAATGAACAAGCTAATAAATTGCTTGTTTTAGAATATGTTCGCAATAAGTCCTTGAATTTTCATTTGCATG AAGGAAAGGAGCTCTTGGCGTGGGACAACAGAATGAAAATTGCAATCGGCTCTGCTAAAGGGATTCAATATCTGCATGAAGGCT GTGATCCTAAAATTATACACCGAGATATCAAGTCCGCGAATATACTCGTTGACGATGAATTCCAGCCAAAG GTAGCAGATTTCTCACTCGCCATATTTTTGCCGATTTCTGATGATATTACTCACATCAGTAGTAGTATGATGAAGGGAACTAACGT TTATGCAGATCCAGAGCATTCTCCTTTCCAAAAAGTTTCTGAGAAGTCAGATATTTATTCTTTTGGTGTTGtacttttagaattaattatcgGGAAAAAGCCTTCTGCGACAAATTTTAACATCATTGAATGG gtAAGAACCCGAATTGAGTCAGCTTTGAGAAAAGGAAAATATGAAGATCTTGTTGATTCCAAATTAACAAGTTATCCAGCAGAAGAAATGAAACGCGTGATTTATTGTGCTATAGCTTCTATATTTAAACCTTCAAAGTTTCGTCCAAAAATGAAAGAG ATCATTGAAGTTCTTGAAGGGACTATACCTCCAGAGCAGATATGGGATTGGAAAGATAATAAATTCTTACACG ATAACGCTAAGGCTAACGGATCTCATCATGAAGACCATCTCCAGCATATGGTGCAGAAGCCTCGCTTCGGAAGCTAA